One genomic window of Gemmatimonadaceae bacterium includes the following:
- a CDS encoding GNAT family N-acetyltransferase, which produces MRHQLPRCAPHQRALTERFGIGHWSGEPSERAVLAGFRQATVILAIDDGGLVATMRLSTRKPWAIDRTLFTPVPRPLYLTDMAVRPSLQRRGIGRACLTEAERVARAFPAQAIWLDAYDAEAGAAEFYASCGYRECGRRTYRETPLVYFERAVDSYLAFSDLPSRS; this is translated from the coding sequence ATGCGGCATCAATTGCCGCGCTGCGCTCCGCATCAGCGCGCGCTGACCGAGCGGTTCGGCATCGGGCACTGGTCCGGTGAACCGTCGGAGCGGGCCGTGCTGGCCGGATTTCGACAGGCCACGGTGATCCTCGCCATCGACGACGGCGGCCTCGTCGCCACCATGCGCCTGTCCACGCGCAAGCCATGGGCCATCGATCGCACGTTGTTCACGCCAGTCCCGCGTCCACTATACCTCACCGACATGGCCGTGCGTCCGTCATTGCAGCGGCGCGGCATCGGGCGGGCCTGTCTGACGGAAGCCGAGCGTGTCGCCCGCGCATTTCCGGCGCAGGCGATCTGGCTTGATGCGTATGACGCCGAGGCCGGCGCGGCGGAGTTCTATGCATCCTGCGGCTATCGCGAATGCGGGCGACGCACGTACCGGGAGACGCCACTGGTCTACTTTGAGCGCGCCGTCGACTCGTACCTGGCGTTCAGTGACTTGCCGTCGCGCAGTTGA
- a CDS encoding family 10 glycosylhydrolase encodes MRYPRRSKLTVVAIALLFSAACRSDGPTAVVIPPPTTLTVPAINREFRGLWVATVANIDWPSRTGMSLTAQQTELATILDVARSTGLNAVILQVRAAGDAIFPSTLEPWSRSLTGTQGVDPGWDPLAYAVNEAHARGVELHAWFNPFRAANLSDSARLDPLHFARRRPELTRPYCTQLWFDPAEDAVQQQAISVVRDVIARYDVDAVHVDDFFYPYPDTRCPNLDFPDSASYGRYQAGGGALSRADWRRANVNRFVERLYVEAHAQRNTVRVGISPFGIWRPGNPAGITGLDAYGSIYADSRFWLQQGWVDYFAPQLYWSIASTGQSFPALLDWWTQQNTRQRHLWPGLAAYRVADGSSSAFPATEIASQIQLARQRSATTGGPTGTVLYNTTSIRDNHGALTTTLSTSTFAAPALPPATPWLDGVAPPTPQVAVDKSSGSSSSLRVDVTATSGKPLSWWLIRWRNGTAWSQRVAPGSQNTHFIPSTGVGGATNAIVINAVDKVGNASGDAVWRQP; translated from the coding sequence ATGAGATACCCGCGCCGGTCGAAGCTGACAGTTGTTGCCATCGCCCTGTTGTTCAGTGCTGCCTGCCGCAGTGACGGACCTACCGCCGTGGTGATTCCTCCGCCCACGACGCTGACCGTCCCTGCCATCAATCGCGAGTTCCGCGGTTTGTGGGTGGCGACCGTCGCCAACATCGATTGGCCGTCGCGCACCGGGATGAGTCTCACCGCACAGCAGACGGAACTCGCGACCATCCTTGATGTGGCGCGCAGCACGGGGCTCAACGCGGTCATCCTGCAGGTCCGCGCGGCAGGCGATGCGATCTTCCCGTCGACACTGGAGCCGTGGTCCCGGTCACTGACCGGCACGCAAGGCGTCGATCCGGGGTGGGATCCGCTGGCCTATGCGGTGAATGAGGCGCATGCGCGCGGTGTGGAGTTACATGCGTGGTTCAATCCGTTCCGCGCGGCGAATCTCAGCGACAGCGCGCGACTGGACCCGCTGCACTTTGCGCGACGCCGACCGGAATTGACACGCCCCTATTGCACGCAGCTCTGGTTCGATCCTGCCGAGGACGCTGTGCAGCAGCAGGCCATCAGCGTGGTACGTGACGTCATTGCCCGCTATGACGTGGATGCCGTGCATGTGGATGACTTCTTCTATCCGTATCCCGACACGCGCTGCCCGAATCTGGACTTCCCCGACAGTGCCTCGTACGGGCGCTATCAGGCCGGCGGCGGAGCGCTGTCGCGCGCCGACTGGCGACGCGCCAACGTGAATCGCTTTGTCGAGCGCCTGTATGTCGAAGCGCATGCGCAGCGCAACACGGTGCGGGTCGGCATCAGCCCGTTCGGGATCTGGCGACCCGGCAATCCTGCGGGGATCACGGGCCTGGACGCCTACGGCAGCATCTATGCCGACTCGCGTTTCTGGTTGCAGCAGGGATGGGTGGACTACTTTGCGCCCCAACTGTACTGGAGCATCGCCTCCACCGGCCAGAGCTTTCCGGCATTGCTGGACTGGTGGACGCAACAGAACACGCGACAGCGGCATCTGTGGCCCGGGCTGGCGGCGTACCGGGTGGCCGACGGCAGCAGTAGCGCATTCCCGGCCACCGAAATCGCATCGCAAATCCAGCTGGCACGCCAACGCAGCGCTACCACGGGCGGTCCAACCGGCACCGTGTTGTACAACACCACGTCCATCAGGGACAACCACGGGGCGCTGACGACGACGCTCTCGACATCGACCTTTGCCGCGCCTGCTCTTCCTCCCGCAACACCATGGCTGGATGGCGTGGCACCACCGACGCCGCAGGTTGCCGTGGACAAATCGTCGGGATCGTCATCGTCCCTGCGGGTGGACGTGACCGCCACCTCTGGCAAACCGTTGTCCTGGTGGTTGATTCGCTGGAGAAACGGCACGGCGTGGTCACAGCGCGTGGCGCCGGGCTCGCAGAATACGCATTTCATTCCATCCACCGGCGTTGGGGGTGCCACCAATGCCATCGTGATCAATGCCGTCGACAAAGTTGGCAACGCCAGCGGCGATGCGGTCTGGCGTCAGCCGTGA
- a CDS encoding YdeI/OmpD-associated family protein: MSMRDPRIDTYIATSAPFAQPILEHLRALVHTACPDVQETIKWSFPHFDYGGMMCSMAAFKAHCAFRFWKGALILEASDTDAAMGQFGRITSVKDLPSPKTITGYIRKAMALNDAGIAVAKPPRAKTPKPVVVPPELAAAFSKSKPAKAAFDALSPSHRREYCEWIADAKREDTKVTRVAKTIAQLRDGKSLNARYESTARSK, from the coding sequence ATGAGCATGCGCGACCCCCGCATCGACACCTACATCGCCACGTCCGCCCCGTTTGCCCAGCCCATCCTTGAACACCTGCGGGCTCTTGTGCACACCGCGTGTCCGGACGTGCAGGAAACGATAAAGTGGAGCTTCCCGCACTTTGACTATGGCGGAATGATGTGCAGCATGGCCGCATTCAAGGCGCATTGCGCGTTTCGATTCTGGAAAGGCGCGCTGATTCTGGAAGCGAGCGACACGGACGCGGCCATGGGGCAGTTCGGACGCATCACCAGCGTCAAGGACTTGCCGTCGCCAAAGACCATCACGGGATACATCCGAAAGGCGATGGCACTCAACGACGCCGGTATCGCCGTGGCCAAGCCTCCACGCGCCAAGACGCCCAAGCCCGTGGTGGTGCCGCCCGAGCTGGCGGCGGCCTTTTCCAAGTCAAAACCCGCGAAGGCGGCGTTCGATGCCCTGAGCCCCAGTCATCGTCGCGAATACTGCGAGTGGATTGCCGATGCCAAGCGGGAAGACACGAAAGTCACGCGCGTGGCGAAGACCATCGCTCAACTGCGCGACGGCAAGTCACTGAACGCCAGGTACGAGTCGACGGCGCGCTCAAAGTAG